From one Mycolicibacterium sp. HK-90 genomic stretch:
- a CDS encoding histidine phosphatase family protein yields the protein MSYFRRSGFRAAIASLGMMLLAFLLAIPVAHAAEVMRITFIRHGESTANAANIADSSVPGPVLTEKGQQQARDIVKVLGDNNYDAIYASTMVRTQLTAAPMAEYLGLPIQVVPGLQEIEAGIYEGTPESDAVKGYLQAPLKWLQGDLDARIPGRSTAGNSMHAWAVRFRRCTTTGTGMWPRSRTAARSCSGCS from the coding sequence ATGAGTTATTTCAGACGCTCGGGATTCCGGGCGGCGATCGCGAGCTTGGGAATGATGCTCCTGGCATTTCTTCTCGCCATCCCGGTCGCCCACGCAGCGGAAGTCATGCGCATCACGTTCATTCGCCACGGGGAATCAACCGCGAATGCGGCGAACATTGCCGACTCGTCGGTGCCGGGCCCCGTCCTCACCGAGAAGGGGCAGCAACAGGCGCGGGACATCGTCAAGGTGCTCGGTGACAACAACTACGACGCCATCTACGCCTCGACGATGGTCCGGACCCAGCTGACCGCCGCACCGATGGCCGAGTATCTGGGGCTGCCCATCCAGGTGGTACCCGGCCTTCAGGAGATCGAGGCCGGAATCTACGAGGGGACTCCGGAATCCGATGCCGTCAAGGGCTACCTGCAAGCACCGCTGAAGTGGCTGCAGGGTGATCTGGACGCCCGGATCCCGGGTCGATCAACGGCCGGGAATTCGATGCACGCATGGGCGGTGCGATTCAGACGATGTACGACAACGGGGACCGGAATGTGGCCGCGTTCTCGCACGGCGGCGCGATCATGTTCTGGGTGTTCCTGA
- a CDS encoding acyl-CoA dehydrogenase family protein, which translates to MDFTPNPEQQAVADVVTSVLERDNTWDALVSGGVAALGVPERLGGDGLGLPELSTALTEIGRHGTTGPALGTIGLGLVSLLDLATDAQQDRFLSGVATGAVLSAALNEPGQSLPERPATNYAEGKLNGTKVGVPYAETAKWLVVTADNAVVVVSPAADGVTVTKTPTSNGSDEYVVTFADVTVDAADVLDGATTHRVNQLALAVTGAFAAGLVAGALRLTADYVATREQFGRPLSTFQTVAAQLSEVYIASRTISLLSTSTIWRLSEGLDADDDLAILGYWFASQAAPAMRLCHHLHGGMGMDITYPMDRYYSSIKDLTRLLGGPSHRLDLVGA; encoded by the coding sequence GTGGATTTCACACCGAACCCGGAACAGCAGGCTGTTGCCGATGTGGTGACCTCTGTTCTGGAACGCGACAACACCTGGGACGCACTGGTTTCCGGTGGAGTCGCGGCGCTGGGAGTGCCGGAGCGGCTCGGTGGTGACGGGCTGGGCCTGCCCGAGCTGTCCACCGCGCTCACCGAGATCGGCCGGCACGGCACCACGGGCCCGGCGCTGGGCACCATCGGCCTCGGTCTGGTGTCGCTCCTCGACCTGGCCACCGATGCCCAGCAGGACCGCTTCCTGTCGGGCGTCGCCACCGGTGCGGTGCTCTCGGCCGCGCTGAACGAGCCGGGGCAGTCACTGCCCGAGCGGCCCGCGACCAACTACGCCGAAGGCAAGCTGAACGGCACCAAAGTCGGTGTGCCCTATGCCGAGACGGCGAAGTGGCTGGTGGTCACCGCCGACAACGCCGTGGTGGTGGTTTCACCCGCAGCCGACGGTGTGACGGTCACCAAGACCCCGACCTCCAACGGTTCGGATGAATACGTGGTCACGTTCGCCGACGTCACCGTCGACGCCGCGGACGTGCTCGACGGCGCGACCACGCACCGGGTCAACCAGCTGGCACTGGCGGTCACCGGGGCGTTCGCGGCCGGGTTGGTGGCCGGGGCATTGCGGTTGACCGCCGACTACGTGGCCACACGTGAGCAGTTCGGGCGTCCGCTCTCGACGTTCCAGACGGTGGCAGCACAGCTTTCCGAGGTCTACATCGCCTCGCGGACCATCTCGCTGCTGTCGACCTCGACGATCTGGCGGTTGTCCGAGGGGCTCGACGCCGACGACGATCTGGCCATCCTGGGCTACTGGTTCGCGTCGCAGGCCGCGCCGGCCATGCGGCTCTGCCATCACCTGCACGGCGGTATGGGTATGGACATCACGTACCCGATGGACCGCTACTACTCCTCGATCAAGGATCTGACCCGGCTGCTGGGCGGTCCGTCGCATCGCCTCGATTTGGTGGGAGCGTAA
- a CDS encoding SDR family oxidoreductase, whose protein sequence is MGLLDGRVVIVTGAGGGIGREHALAFAAEGARVVVNDIGVGLDGSPAGGGSAAQNVVDEIVAAGGEAVANGSNVADWAQAEALIQNAVDAFGTLDVLVNNAGIVRDRMFANATEEEFDAVTAVHLKGHFATMKHAAAYWRAKSKAGETVDARIINTSSGAGLQGSVGQATYSASKAGIAALTLVAAAEMGRYGVTVNGIAPSARTRMTETVFADMMATQDQAFDAMAAENISPLVVWLGSVESRDVTGKMFEIEGGKIRIAEGWAHGPQIDKGAKWDPAELGPVVKDLLNQARPAVPVYGA, encoded by the coding sequence ATGGGATTGCTCGACGGCCGCGTGGTCATCGTGACGGGCGCCGGTGGCGGCATCGGACGTGAGCACGCGCTCGCGTTCGCCGCGGAGGGTGCCCGCGTCGTGGTCAACGACATCGGGGTCGGCCTCGACGGCTCGCCCGCCGGTGGTGGCAGCGCCGCGCAGAACGTGGTCGACGAGATCGTCGCCGCCGGAGGTGAAGCCGTTGCCAATGGCTCCAACGTCGCCGACTGGGCGCAGGCCGAGGCGCTGATCCAGAATGCCGTCGACGCCTTCGGAACGTTGGACGTGCTGGTCAACAACGCCGGCATCGTGCGCGACCGGATGTTCGCCAACGCCACCGAAGAGGAATTCGACGCCGTCACCGCCGTTCACCTCAAGGGGCACTTCGCCACCATGAAGCACGCCGCCGCGTACTGGCGGGCGAAGTCCAAGGCGGGCGAGACTGTTGACGCGCGCATCATCAACACCAGTTCGGGCGCCGGTCTGCAGGGCAGCGTCGGCCAGGCCACCTACAGCGCCTCCAAGGCCGGCATCGCCGCGCTGACCCTGGTGGCCGCCGCCGAGATGGGTCGCTACGGCGTCACCGTCAACGGCATTGCCCCCTCGGCCCGGACCCGGATGACCGAGACCGTTTTCGCCGACATGATGGCCACCCAGGACCAGGCCTTCGATGCCATGGCCGCGGAGAACATCTCGCCACTGGTGGTGTGGCTCGGCAGCGTCGAGTCGCGCGACGTCACCGGCAAGATGTTCGAGATCGAGGGCGGCAAGATCCGCATCGCCGAGGGCTGGGCGCACGGTCCGCAGATCGACAAGGGTGCAAAGTGGGATCCCGCCGAGCTGGGCCCCGTCGTCAAAGACCTGCTGAACCAGGCGCGTCCCGCGGTTCCGGTGTACGGCGCGTAG
- a CDS encoding histidine phosphatase family protein, with amino-acid sequence MQRPTRRRAAGAAATTLTACALFAAATLPASALTVTFIRHAESQGNASGYIDTSTPGPHLTNDQVNQNGGATGEEQAQAWADGQSATAFDALYASTMIRTQETAAPFSEKSGLGVTILGAFDPDNPQQNSGVQEISAGIFEGLPEGEGIGRIGYILAPLAWTMGLQFVPIPGGETGLEFNERVTNALAQVESDTEDTNGDGEIDAAVFSHGATIMMWTMMNVDNPNLLLFAQHPLNNTETVVVEKNADGSWTLKEWAGEAVGPANYPTQMFVNVRDLIVAPQKAIYNMRIPVLSLDAQGIVTTGVQGVQDVAEAGVKFVRDSVTDTVNAITNIPNSLNESPTQVSKLGTVTTADTGTAAVVDVTEGAKTAVQNATEPVRTKISAARTANGATKLTAGNKVEPGKVVSSARDRVNRAADEVRSGIESSVKQAGETVKKLTRAEGDSDGNSTADKKASKDAA; translated from the coding sequence ATGCAACGACCCACCCGCCGCCGGGCTGCCGGTGCCGCAGCGACCACCCTGACCGCGTGTGCGCTGTTCGCAGCGGCCACCCTGCCCGCCTCCGCGCTGACCGTGACATTCATCCGGCACGCCGAGTCGCAGGGCAACGCCTCCGGATACATCGACACCAGCACCCCGGGGCCGCACCTGACCAACGATCAGGTGAACCAGAACGGCGGTGCGACCGGCGAGGAACAGGCGCAGGCGTGGGCCGATGGCCAGTCCGCCACCGCCTTCGACGCGCTCTATGCCTCGACGATGATCCGCACTCAGGAGACCGCGGCACCGTTCTCCGAGAAGAGCGGGCTGGGCGTGACGATCCTTGGCGCGTTCGACCCGGACAATCCGCAGCAGAACTCCGGCGTGCAGGAGATCAGTGCAGGCATCTTCGAAGGCCTGCCCGAAGGCGAAGGCATCGGCCGCATCGGCTACATCCTCGCCCCCCTGGCCTGGACCATGGGACTGCAATTCGTCCCGATCCCCGGCGGTGAGACGGGCCTGGAGTTCAACGAGCGCGTGACAAATGCCCTCGCACAGGTCGAGTCGGACACCGAAGACACCAACGGCGACGGCGAGATCGACGCCGCGGTGTTCTCGCACGGCGCCACGATCATGATGTGGACGATGATGAACGTCGACAACCCGAACTTGCTGTTGTTCGCGCAGCATCCGCTGAACAACACCGAGACGGTGGTTGTGGAGAAGAATGCGGACGGCAGCTGGACCCTCAAGGAATGGGCCGGCGAAGCGGTGGGCCCGGCCAACTACCCGACCCAGATGTTCGTCAACGTGCGCGACCTGATCGTGGCCCCGCAGAAGGCGATCTACAACATGCGCATTCCGGTTCTGTCGCTCGATGCCCAGGGGATCGTGACCACGGGTGTCCAGGGTGTGCAGGATGTGGCCGAGGCCGGCGTCAAGTTCGTCAGGGATTCGGTGACGGACACCGTCAACGCCATCACCAACATCCCGAACTCGCTGAACGAGTCCCCGACGCAGGTGTCGAAGCTGGGCACGGTGACCACCGCCGACACCGGCACCGCTGCCGTGGTCGATGTCACCGAGGGCGCCAAGACCGCGGTCCAGAACGCCACCGAGCCGGTGCGAACCAAGATCTCCGCCGCCCGGACCGCCAACGGAGCCACCAAGCTCACTGCGGGCAACAAGGTGGAGCCGGGCAAGGTCGTCTCCTCGGCGCGCGACCGGGTCAACCGCGCCGCAGATGAGGTACGTAGCGGAATCGAATCCTCGGTCAAACAGGCCGGCGAAACGGTCAAGAAGCTCACCCGCGCCGAGGGCGACTCCGATGGCAACAGCACTGCCGACAAGAAGGCTTCCAAAGACGCCGCGTGA
- a CDS encoding histidine phosphatase family protein, protein MIRSHGDASASRYRSILGGVALAFLALFLAIPVAHAAEVMRVTFVRHAESTANANHIIDTTIPGPGLTPTGQQQAKDVVDRLGDNNYDAIYASTMLRTQQTATPMSQYLGLPIQVVDGISEIPAGDLEGKSQDQYGTAYILAPLKWAGLLPGAPADLTATQPGTDFDGNDFNAGVNNALKGMYDKGDRNAIVFSHGATIMFWTIMNAKNLSMAQKGMLLSQYTLGNTDYVVVEGNPEDGWTLVDWNGQKFTPEPSFEHEVGLQFRTLSRQLQQVMNDVTASFASGDIGTIATAINRGVATAGFSMLKFGRAINAEIIKRATGAIPTSTEDLQERVSTSLDNAKAAVETNVVTRSLASAPEAADETVTAATGPDNETSTGSAVKSKVQETLDSIATPRRATDLSDGNKVVPGAAKSLSRTGEQVRAAAEEARNQVSSSIKKFGDAVKKATGTPSEDASEDGGATDSKDAA, encoded by the coding sequence ATGATCCGCTCTCACGGTGACGCCTCGGCGTCGCGATACAGAAGCATACTAGGGGGTGTAGCCCTGGCATTCCTCGCGCTGTTCCTGGCGATACCCGTCGCCCACGCCGCCGAGGTCATGCGGGTGACCTTCGTCCGCCACGCCGAGTCGACGGCCAATGCGAACCACATCATCGACACCACCATTCCGGGTCCCGGCCTCACTCCCACGGGCCAGCAGCAGGCGAAAGACGTGGTCGACCGACTGGGCGACAACAACTACGACGCGATCTATGCCTCGACCATGCTGCGGACCCAGCAGACCGCAACCCCGATGTCGCAGTACCTCGGCCTGCCGATCCAGGTGGTCGACGGCATTTCAGAGATCCCGGCAGGCGATTTGGAGGGCAAGTCCCAGGACCAGTACGGAACGGCCTACATCCTCGCACCACTCAAGTGGGCGGGCCTGCTGCCCGGTGCCCCCGCTGACCTCACCGCGACCCAGCCGGGCACCGACTTCGACGGCAACGATTTCAATGCCGGTGTGAACAACGCCCTGAAGGGCATGTACGACAAGGGCGATCGGAATGCCATCGTGTTCTCGCACGGCGCCACCATCATGTTCTGGACGATCATGAACGCGAAGAACCTCAGCATGGCGCAGAAGGGCATGCTGCTGAGCCAGTACACGTTGGGCAACACCGATTACGTTGTCGTCGAGGGCAATCCGGAAGACGGCTGGACTCTGGTGGATTGGAATGGGCAGAAGTTCACCCCGGAGCCGAGTTTCGAGCACGAGGTGGGGCTGCAGTTCCGCACCCTGAGCCGGCAGCTGCAGCAGGTCATGAACGACGTCACGGCATCGTTCGCCTCGGGTGACATCGGGACCATCGCGACCGCGATCAACCGTGGTGTGGCCACGGCCGGCTTCTCGATGCTCAAGTTCGGCCGCGCGATCAACGCCGAGATCATCAAGCGGGCGACCGGTGCGATCCCGACCAGCACCGAGGACCTGCAGGAGCGCGTCTCCACCAGCCTGGACAACGCCAAGGCGGCCGTGGAGACCAACGTGGTGACCCGCAGTCTCGCGTCGGCTCCAGAGGCAGCCGACGAAACCGTCACTGCCGCAACCGGGCCGGACAACGAGACCTCGACCGGCTCGGCCGTCAAGTCGAAGGTCCAGGAGACCCTGGACAGCATCGCGACACCGCGTCGCGCGACAGATCTGTCCGACGGGAACAAGGTCGTGCCGGGCGCCGCGAAGTCGCTCAGCCGCACCGGCGAGCAGGTCCGGGCGGCCGCCGAGGAGGCCCGCAACCAGGTGTCGTCGTCGATCAAAAAGTTCGGCGATGCCGTCAAGAAGGCGACCGGTACTCCATCCGAGGATGCTTCCGAAGATGGCGGTGCCACCGACTCCAAGGACGCTGCCTAG
- the fadE29 gene encoding acyl-CoA dehydrogenase FadE29: MFIDLTPEQRALQAELREYFSTLITPEEAAAMESDRHNEAYRAVIKRMGSDGKLGVGWPKEYGGLGFGPVEQQIFINEANRADIPLPMVTLQTVGPTLQALGTEEQKKKFLPGILAGEVHFAIGYSEPDAGTDLASLRTTAVRHGDEYIVNGQKMWTTGAHDADYIWLACRTDPTAAKHKGISILIVDTKDPGYSWTPIILSDGAHHTNASYYNDVHVPADMLVGEENGGWKLITTQLNHERVGLGPAGRVAGIYDQVHTWASKPGSDGVTPIEQDDVKRLLGQIKSIWRINELLNWQVAASGETIAVADAAATKVFSTERIQEVSRLAEEIVGKYGNPADPETAELLIWLDKMAKRNLVITFGGGVNEVMREMIAASGLRVPRVPR; the protein is encoded by the coding sequence ATGTTCATCGACCTGACGCCCGAGCAGCGCGCGCTGCAAGCCGAACTGCGCGAATACTTCTCGACTCTCATCACGCCCGAAGAAGCCGCGGCGATGGAGTCCGACCGGCACAACGAGGCCTACCGCGCAGTGATCAAGCGCATGGGCAGCGACGGCAAGCTCGGCGTGGGCTGGCCCAAGGAGTACGGCGGCCTCGGCTTCGGTCCGGTCGAGCAGCAGATCTTCATCAACGAGGCGAACCGCGCCGACATTCCGTTGCCGATGGTCACGCTGCAGACCGTGGGCCCCACCCTGCAGGCGCTGGGCACCGAGGAACAGAAGAAGAAGTTCCTGCCCGGAATCCTTGCCGGTGAAGTGCATTTCGCCATCGGTTACTCCGAACCCGACGCCGGCACCGACCTGGCCTCGCTGCGGACCACGGCGGTCCGTCACGGTGACGAATACATCGTCAACGGGCAGAAGATGTGGACCACCGGCGCCCACGACGCCGACTACATCTGGCTGGCCTGCCGTACCGACCCGACTGCTGCCAAGCACAAGGGCATCTCGATCCTGATCGTCGACACCAAGGATCCCGGCTACTCCTGGACGCCGATCATCCTGTCCGATGGGGCACACCACACCAACGCGTCGTACTACAACGACGTGCACGTGCCCGCCGACATGCTCGTCGGCGAGGAGAACGGCGGCTGGAAGCTCATCACCACCCAGCTCAACCACGAGCGCGTCGGCCTGGGTCCGGCCGGTCGCGTCGCCGGCATCTACGACCAGGTGCACACCTGGGCCTCCAAGCCCGGTTCGGACGGCGTCACGCCGATCGAGCAGGACGACGTGAAACGCCTTCTGGGGCAGATCAAATCGATCTGGCGGATCAACGAGCTGCTCAACTGGCAGGTCGCCGCATCGGGCGAGACCATCGCCGTGGCCGACGCCGCCGCCACCAAGGTGTTCTCCACCGAGCGCATCCAGGAAGTCAGCCGTCTGGCCGAGGAGATCGTCGGCAAGTACGGCAACCCGGCCGACCCGGAGACCGCCGAGCTGCTGATCTGGCTGGACAAGATGGCCAAGCGCAACCTGGTCATCACCTTCGGTGGTGGCGTCAACGAGGTGATGCGCGAGATGATCGCCGCGTCGGGCCTGCGGGTGCCGAGGGTTCCGCGGTAG
- a CDS encoding nitroreductase family deazaflavin-dependent oxidoreductase has product MANTPRPLSPKQVERLNAKSTGTAIKWMSRAQTWIFKKTGGRFGDKFLRGAEVGILTTIGRKSGEERDSPLLFLQEGKRIVLVASQGGRATNPMWYLNLVANPRVKFQTKRETLELIARDATDAERDGYWPKLDAMYADFANYRSYTDRKIPIVICDPA; this is encoded by the coding sequence ATGGCCAACACCCCTCGCCCGCTGAGCCCCAAACAGGTCGAGCGACTCAACGCAAAATCGACCGGCACCGCCATCAAGTGGATGTCGCGCGCGCAGACCTGGATCTTCAAGAAGACGGGCGGACGCTTCGGCGACAAGTTCCTGCGCGGCGCCGAGGTCGGCATCCTGACCACCATCGGGCGCAAGTCGGGCGAGGAGCGGGACAGCCCGCTGCTCTTCCTGCAGGAAGGCAAGCGCATCGTGCTGGTCGCTTCGCAGGGCGGTCGGGCCACGAACCCGATGTGGTACCTGAACCTGGTCGCCAACCCCCGGGTGAAGTTCCAGACGAAGCGCGAGACCTTGGAGCTGATCGCGCGCGACGCCACCGACGCCGAGCGCGACGGGTACTGGCCCAAGCTCGATGCCATGTACGCCGACTTCGCGAACTACCGGTCCTACACCGACCGCAAGATCCCGATCGTGATCTGCGACCCGGCCTGA
- a CDS encoding steroid 3-ketoacyl-CoA thiolase, with protein sequence MGNPVIVEATRSPIGKRNGWLSGLHATELLGAVQKAVIEKAGIDPGSVEQVIGGCVTQYGEQANNVTRQSWLIAGLPEHVGATSIDCQCGSAQQANHLVAGLIATGAIDIGIACGIEAMSRVGLGQNGGGARAASWDIDLPNQFEAAERIAKRRGITRADIDALGFASQARAKQAWAEGRFDREISPIEAPVIDENKQPTSEWNTVSRDQGLRDTTLEGLAALKPVMEGGIHTAGTSSQISDGAAAVLWIDEDKAKALGLKPRARIIAQANVGAETYYHLDGPVQSTAKVLEKAGMKLGDIDLVEINEAFASVVLSWAQVHGADMDKVNVNGGAIALGHPVGSTGSRLITTALHELERTDRSTALITMCAGGALSTGTIIERM encoded by the coding sequence ATGGGTAACCCTGTCATCGTCGAAGCCACCCGCAGCCCCATCGGTAAGCGCAACGGCTGGTTGTCGGGCCTCCACGCCACCGAGCTTCTCGGCGCCGTCCAGAAGGCCGTCATCGAGAAGGCCGGGATCGACCCCGGCAGCGTCGAGCAGGTCATCGGCGGCTGCGTCACGCAGTACGGCGAACAGGCCAACAATGTCACCCGGCAGTCGTGGCTCATCGCCGGCCTCCCCGAGCACGTCGGCGCCACCAGCATCGACTGCCAGTGCGGCAGTGCCCAGCAGGCCAACCACCTGGTCGCCGGCCTGATCGCCACCGGCGCGATCGACATCGGCATCGCCTGCGGTATCGAGGCCATGAGCCGGGTGGGGCTGGGCCAGAACGGCGGTGGCGCCCGCGCCGCATCGTGGGACATCGACCTGCCCAACCAGTTCGAAGCCGCCGAGCGGATCGCCAAGCGCCGCGGCATCACCCGAGCAGACATCGACGCGCTGGGCTTCGCGTCGCAGGCCAGGGCCAAGCAGGCCTGGGCCGAGGGCCGGTTCGACCGGGAGATCTCCCCGATCGAGGCACCGGTCATCGACGAGAACAAGCAGCCGACCTCCGAGTGGAACACCGTCAGCCGCGACCAGGGTCTTCGCGACACCACCCTCGAGGGGCTGGCCGCGCTGAAGCCGGTGATGGAAGGCGGTATCCACACCGCCGGTACGTCGTCGCAGATCTCCGACGGCGCCGCAGCGGTGCTGTGGATAGACGAGGACAAGGCAAAGGCGCTGGGCCTCAAGCCGCGCGCCCGGATCATCGCCCAGGCCAACGTGGGCGCCGAGACCTACTACCACCTCGACGGCCCGGTGCAGTCCACCGCCAAGGTGCTGGAAAAGGCCGGCATGAAGCTCGGCGACATCGACCTGGTCGAGATCAACGAGGCGTTCGCGTCGGTCGTGCTGTCCTGGGCACAGGTGCACGGCGCCGACATGGACAAGGTCAACGTCAACGGCGGTGCCATCGCCCTGGGTCACCCGGTCGGGTCGACCGGCTCCCGGCTGATCACCACCGCGCTGCACGAGTTGGAGCGCACCGACCGGAGCACGGCACTGATCACCATGTGCGCCGGCGGCGCGCTGTCCACCGGCACCATCATCGAAAGAATGTGA
- a CDS encoding SDR family oxidoreductase, with protein MTVTPEVGAISLGLTGKVVLVTGGVRGVGAGISAVFAGQGATVVTCARRPVEGLPYEFHSCDIRDDDSVKSLIESIVEKHGRLDAVVNNAGGSPYVLAADASAKFSTKIIELNLIGALSVSTHANAVMQKQDSGGTIVNISSVSGHRPTPGTAAYGAAKAGIDNLTSTLAVEWAPKVRVNSVVVGMVETEQSELFYGDAESIAAISRNVPLGRLAKPADIGWATAFLASDAASYISGASLEVHGGGEPPHYLSTTTADIK; from the coding sequence GTGACAGTTACGCCAGAAGTCGGCGCCATCAGTTTGGGTTTGACCGGCAAGGTGGTCCTGGTGACCGGTGGAGTGCGAGGGGTTGGCGCTGGAATCAGCGCGGTTTTTGCCGGTCAGGGCGCCACTGTGGTGACTTGCGCTCGCCGCCCGGTCGAGGGACTGCCCTACGAATTCCACAGCTGCGACATCCGGGATGACGACTCGGTGAAGTCCCTCATCGAAAGCATCGTCGAGAAGCACGGTCGTTTGGATGCCGTCGTCAACAACGCCGGTGGCTCGCCCTATGTGCTGGCCGCCGATGCCTCGGCGAAGTTCAGCACCAAGATCATCGAGCTCAACCTGATCGGCGCACTCTCGGTTTCCACCCATGCGAACGCTGTGATGCAGAAGCAGGATTCCGGCGGCACCATCGTCAACATCTCCAGCGTCAGCGGGCATCGGCCCACCCCCGGGACGGCCGCGTACGGCGCGGCAAAAGCCGGCATCGACAACCTCACCTCGACGCTCGCCGTCGAGTGGGCGCCCAAAGTGCGGGTGAACTCCGTGGTGGTCGGCATGGTCGAGACCGAGCAGTCCGAACTGTTCTACGGCGACGCCGAGTCGATCGCTGCCATCTCGCGCAATGTGCCGCTGGGCCGGCTGGCCAAGCCCGCCGACATCGGTTGGGCCACAGCATTTCTGGCCTCAGATGCCGCCTCGTACATCAGTGGCGCGTCGTTGGAGGTGCACGGTGGCGGGGAGCCGCCGCACTACCTGTCCACCACGACCGCCGACATCAAGTAA
- a CDS encoding cytochrome P450 has protein sequence MGCPNIPKDFDFLDSERNLQGLPVEELAELRKAEPVRWVDVPGGTGGFGDKGYWLVTRHEDVKDVSLRSDVFSSAMNGAIPVWPQEMTREAVDLQRAVLLNMDAPHHTRLRKIISRGFTPRALSRLEDELNNRAQAIAKNAAASNSGDFVEQVSCELPLQAIAELLGVPQDDRDKLFRWSNEMTAGDDPEYADVDPAMSSFEVITYAMKMAEERGKNPTDDIVTKLIQADIDGEKLSDDEFGFFVIMLAVAGNETSRNSITHGMIAFSQHPEQWELFKKERPKTAVDEIIRWATPVSAFQRTASEDTEIAGVKIKAGERVVMSYRSANFDETVFEDPFTFNILRDPNPHVGFGGTGAHYCIGANLARLTINLIFNAVADHMPDLKPMGDPERLKSGWLNGIKHWPVDYTGACPVAH, from the coding sequence ATGGGCTGCCCGAACATCCCCAAGGATTTCGACTTCCTCGATTCCGAGCGCAACCTCCAGGGCCTGCCGGTCGAGGAGCTCGCGGAACTCCGGAAGGCCGAGCCGGTTCGCTGGGTCGACGTTCCCGGTGGCACCGGTGGCTTCGGCGACAAGGGCTACTGGTTGGTCACCCGGCACGAGGACGTGAAGGACGTGTCGCTGCGCAGCGACGTGTTCTCCAGTGCGATGAACGGCGCGATCCCGGTCTGGCCACAGGAGATGACCCGCGAAGCCGTCGACCTGCAGCGTGCCGTCCTGCTCAACATGGACGCCCCGCACCACACCCGCCTGCGCAAGATCATCTCGCGCGGCTTCACCCCGCGCGCGCTCTCGCGCCTCGAGGACGAGCTGAACAACCGCGCGCAGGCGATCGCCAAGAACGCCGCGGCGTCCAACTCCGGCGACTTCGTGGAGCAGGTGTCCTGCGAGTTGCCGCTGCAGGCCATTGCCGAACTGCTCGGTGTGCCCCAGGACGACCGCGACAAGCTGTTCCGCTGGTCCAACGAGATGACCGCCGGTGACGACCCCGAGTACGCCGACGTCGACCCGGCGATGTCCTCGTTCGAGGTGATCACCTACGCCATGAAGATGGCCGAGGAGCGCGGCAAGAACCCCACCGACGACATCGTCACCAAGCTGATCCAGGCCGACATCGACGGCGAGAAGCTCAGCGACGACGAGTTCGGCTTCTTCGTCATCATGCTGGCCGTGGCGGGCAACGAGACCAGCCGGAACTCGATCACCCACGGCATGATCGCGTTCTCGCAGCACCCCGAGCAGTGGGAGCTGTTCAAGAAGGAGCGCCCGAAGACCGCCGTGGACGAGATCATCCGCTGGGCCACCCCGGTGTCGGCCTTCCAGCGGACCGCCAGCGAGGACACCGAGATCGCCGGCGTCAAGATCAAGGCCGGCGAGCGTGTGGTGATGTCCTACCGCTCGGCCAACTTCGACGAGACGGTGTTCGAAGACCCCTTCACCTTCAACATCCTGCGTGACCCCAACCCGCACGTCGGTTTCGGCGGCACCGGGGCGCACTACTGCATCGGGGCGAACCTGGCCCGTCTGACGATCAACCTGATCTTCAACGCGGTGGCCGACCACATGCCCGACCTCAAGCCCATGGGTGATCCCGAGCGGCTAAAGTCCGGTTGGCTCAACGGCATCAAGCATTGGCCGGTGGACTACACGGGCGCCTGCCCGGTGGCTCACTGA